One segment of Thunnus thynnus chromosome 19, fThuThy2.1, whole genome shotgun sequence DNA contains the following:
- the spag8 gene encoding sperm associated antigen 8 isoform X1, which yields MTEQPATVDNKVGKCLLHNWVEERAVAALDTQETKAHIQKHGHRGILTIDQESKMETVSTLRAAYIPPKSPGVRLRGIRGELLEKHIAQMISEKIHADLNPPTPKTDFCSTTKNDFCMEGFVPLTPETTEVCVYDYKTEQAVTFWSENYQRIQGVTAVGTPNVPFRKSALFSTPISERLDEIEPPPDN from the exons ATGACTGAACAGCCTGCTActgtggacaataaagttggAAAATGTCTGCTTCACAATTGGGTAGAAGAG AGGGCTGTTGCAGCTCTTGACACACAGGAGACAAAGGCACACATCCAGAAACATGGACACAGAGGGATTCTCACAATAGACCAGGAGTCGAAAATGGAGACTGTCAGCACGCTGAGAGCAGCTTACATCCCTCCAAAGAGTCCAGGGGTGAGGCTGCGGG GCATCAGAGGTGAGCTTTTGGAAAAACATATCGCCCAGATGATAAG TGAGAAGATTCATGCTGACCTGAATCCACCGACTCCCAAAACTGACTTCTGCTCTACAACCAAAAACGATTTCTGCATGGAAGGATTTGTGCCCCTTACCCCTGAAACAACAgaagtatgt GTTTATGATTATAAAACTGAGCAGGCCGTCACATTTTGGAGTGAAAATTACCAGAGGATACAG GGTGTGACGGCTGTAGGGACCCCAAACGTGCCTTTCAGAAAGTCAGCCCTGTTCAGCACACCCATTAGTGAGCGGCTGGATGAGATCGAGCCCCCACCTGATAACTAA
- the spag8 gene encoding sperm associated antigen 8 isoform X2, with translation MTEQPATVDNKVGKCLLHNWVEERAVAALDTQETKAHIQKHGHRGILTIDQESKMETVSTLRAAYIPPKSPGVRLRGIRGELLEKHIAQMISEKIHADLNPPTPKTDFCSTTKNDFCMEGFVPLTPETTEVYDYKTEQAVTFWSENYQRIQGVTAVGTPNVPFRKSALFSTPISERLDEIEPPPDN, from the exons ATGACTGAACAGCCTGCTActgtggacaataaagttggAAAATGTCTGCTTCACAATTGGGTAGAAGAG AGGGCTGTTGCAGCTCTTGACACACAGGAGACAAAGGCACACATCCAGAAACATGGACACAGAGGGATTCTCACAATAGACCAGGAGTCGAAAATGGAGACTGTCAGCACGCTGAGAGCAGCTTACATCCCTCCAAAGAGTCCAGGGGTGAGGCTGCGGG GCATCAGAGGTGAGCTTTTGGAAAAACATATCGCCCAGATGATAAG TGAGAAGATTCATGCTGACCTGAATCCACCGACTCCCAAAACTGACTTCTGCTCTACAACCAAAAACGATTTCTGCATGGAAGGATTTGTGCCCCTTACCCCTGAAACAACAgaa GTTTATGATTATAAAACTGAGCAGGCCGTCACATTTTGGAGTGAAAATTACCAGAGGATACAG GGTGTGACGGCTGTAGGGACCCCAAACGTGCCTTTCAGAAAGTCAGCCCTGTTCAGCACACCCATTAGTGAGCGGCTGGATGAGATCGAGCCCCCACCTGATAACTAA